DNA sequence from the Corynebacterium yudongzhengii genome:
AAGCTGGAGGTCTGGGACTCGCCGAACTCGGCGGGCATCATCATCGACGCCCTGCGTGCCGCGAAGATCGCGCTCGATCGTGGGGTGGCCGGGCCGGTGACGGCGGCGTCGTCGTACCTGATGAAGTCGCCGCCGGTGCAGTTGGGTGACGACGAAGCCCGCGCCCACCTGGAGAGCTTCATCGCTGGTAACGAAACAGACGGGGACGACGATAAGGCGTCTGGAGGGAACTTTGCCGAGTCGTAGTACCTTTAATTACGAAAATTGAATTAGTATCGGTCTCATGCCCAAAGACAGTCCGCAGGAGATCGCCCGCGCCATTCGGCCGGCGATGACGAAACTGTACGTAACTTACTTCCGAATCGCGGAGCAATCGGACCTGACTGGGCCGCAGTTGTCGATCATGACACGGTTGCGTGAGGAGGGGCCGATGCGTATCAGCCAGATTGCCCGCGACGAGGGTATTCGCATGCCCACGGCCTCAAATGCCCTGCACCAGTTGGAGCGCCGCGAGCTCGTCACCCGCGTCCGCGATGAGAAGGACCGCCGCGGCGTGCGCGTCGACCTCACGGAGCTGGGGGAAAGCGAGCTGGAGCGCGTCGGCGCCGAAAGAGTGAACTACCTCGCCGACATGCTCTCGGCCCTCAATGAGGAGGACCTCGCCCAGTGCGCCGAGTTCGCGGATGTGATCAACCGGCTGGCTGATAGCTATGGGGCACCGGATATTCCCCAGCCATAGGGTAAACGCCAGTAGAGTAGGAGATGGCGTGTAGGTTAAACGCCTGAATACACTATTGCCCTCCGATACCCGAGACCCTTCAGTCATGGCCAAGGATTCCTCTACTAGTGGCGACGACATCATCGCCGAGCCACGCACCCGTGCCGCCCACACGCCGCTGCGCCTCCTCGTGGCCTGGCAGCCGGGACCCGGCGGCGATGAAGCCATCAGCACCGCAGCCTGGCTGGCCCGCACCTTGCTGGTGCGCGTGCGCGCGGTGTCCATGATCCTGCGCCTGTGGCCCGCCACCTCGATATCGAAGCTCGGCTCCGGCTACGACGACTGGCTCGCCGACGAAACGAAGACCTACTCGCGCAAGGTGCGCAAGGCTTTCGCCGAGGCCGGCATCGACAAGGCGC
Encoded proteins:
- a CDS encoding MarR family winged helix-turn-helix transcriptional regulator — translated: MPKDSPQEIARAIRPAMTKLYVTYFRIAEQSDLTGPQLSIMTRLREEGPMRISQIARDEGIRMPTASNALHQLERRELVTRVRDEKDRRGVRVDLTELGESELERVGAERVNYLADMLSALNEEDLAQCAEFADVINRLADSYGAPDIPQP